A single window of Acidimicrobiales bacterium DNA harbors:
- a CDS encoding ABC transporter ATP-binding protein yields the protein MRFRGLIGHDPAEVEGARISGDLVRRVWRFARPYRTMIFAFVGTIVASSLLQLVPPLLFREIIDRAIPRGDKALLDLLAVGVVVAAFLSAAAALLQRWLSAKVGEGLIFDLRVALFDHVQHMPLAFFTRTRTGALVSRLNSDVIGAQRALTQTLGSVVSNVVTLATTLTAMAALAWQLTLASLALLPVFLVPAKRVGRRLQRLTKDRMDLDAAMSSTMTERFSVAGALLAKLFGRPDEETAQFAEKAAAVRDSGVRVALLGRVFFVTLGLVGALAVAAIYWWGGRMVLAGSLTLGTLVALAAFVTRIYEPLTSLTNARVDLMTAFVSFERVFEVLDTPHAISDKVDAVDLVEPRGEIEFDDVWFTHPRPEQVSIRSLEDVTHAFGDVSDRPVIRGVSAHVAPGQKVALVGPSGAGKTTLALLVPRIYDVTSGAVRFDGVDVRDLRQASLRAAIGMVTQDPHLFHDTVANNLRYARPDATDEELVEACVLARIHHVIAALPDGYETVVGERGYRLSGGEKQRLAISRVLLKNPAVVILDEATSHLDAENEAAVREALEVALEGRTALVIAHRLSTVAGADQILFMEDGRIVETGSHEDLVAAGGRYAQTYKVLIGADR from the coding sequence ATGCGGTTCAGGGGGCTGATCGGACACGACCCTGCCGAGGTGGAGGGGGCGAGGATATCTGGGGACCTCGTACGTCGAGTCTGGCGATTCGCCCGTCCGTACAGGACGATGATCTTCGCCTTCGTGGGCACAATCGTGGCCTCCAGCCTGCTGCAGCTGGTGCCTCCGCTCCTGTTCCGGGAGATCATCGACCGGGCGATCCCGCGGGGCGACAAGGCGCTGCTCGACTTGTTGGCCGTGGGAGTGGTCGTGGCTGCCTTTCTCTCTGCGGCGGCGGCGCTGTTGCAGAGATGGCTGTCGGCGAAGGTCGGGGAGGGGCTCATCTTCGACCTGCGCGTGGCCCTGTTCGACCACGTCCAACACATGCCGCTCGCGTTCTTCACCCGAACCCGTACGGGCGCGCTCGTGAGCCGGCTCAACTCGGACGTGATAGGAGCGCAGAGGGCGCTCACCCAGACCCTCGGATCGGTCGTCTCGAACGTCGTCACGCTGGCGACGACCCTCACCGCCATGGCGGCGCTCGCCTGGCAGCTGACGCTCGCCTCGCTGGCCCTGCTCCCCGTCTTCCTCGTGCCCGCCAAGAGGGTGGGGAGGCGCCTTCAGCGCCTGACGAAGGATCGGATGGACCTCGACGCCGCGATGAGCTCGACGATGACCGAGCGTTTCTCGGTGGCCGGTGCCTTGCTCGCCAAGCTGTTCGGCCGACCCGACGAGGAAACGGCGCAGTTCGCCGAGAAGGCCGCTGCCGTGCGGGATTCGGGAGTGCGCGTTGCTCTGTTGGGTCGGGTGTTCTTCGTGACCCTCGGATTGGTAGGTGCGCTTGCAGTCGCCGCCATCTACTGGTGGGGCGGGAGGATGGTGCTGGCTGGTTCCCTCACGCTCGGCACCCTCGTGGCGCTGGCCGCGTTCGTGACTCGCATCTACGAGCCGCTCACGAGCCTCACAAACGCCAGGGTCGACCTCATGACGGCCTTCGTCTCGTTCGAACGCGTCTTCGAGGTGCTGGACACCCCGCACGCGATCTCAGACAAGGTCGACGCGGTCGATCTCGTCGAGCCTCGCGGCGAGATCGAATTCGACGACGTCTGGTTCACCCACCCCAGACCCGAACAGGTCTCGATCCGTTCGCTGGAGGACGTGACACACGCGTTCGGGGACGTCTCGGACCGGCCGGTCATAAGGGGCGTGAGCGCGCACGTAGCGCCCGGACAGAAGGTCGCGCTGGTCGGCCCCTCGGGGGCCGGGAAGACCACCCTCGCCCTGCTTGTCCCCCGCATCTACGACGTCACTTCCGGGGCGGTTCGCTTCGACGGCGTCGACGTGCGGGATCTCCGCCAGGCGTCGCTGAGGGCGGCGATCGGCATGGTGACCCAGGACCCCCACCTCTTCCACGACACCGTCGCGAACAACCTCCGCTACGCAAGGCCGGACGCCACCGACGAAGAACTCGTGGAGGCCTGCGTCCTGGCTCGTATCCACCACGTGATCGCCGCCCTTCCCGACGGATACGAGACCGTGGTCGGCGAGAGGGGCTATCGCCTGTCCGGCGGGGAGAAGCAGCGTCTGGCCATATCACGTGTCCTTTTGAAGAACCCGGCGGTGGTGATCCTCGACGAGGCCACCAGCCATCTCGACGCGGAGAACGAGGCCGCTGTGAGAGAAGCCTTGGAGGTCGCCCTCGAAGGTCGGACCGCCCTGGTCATAGCGCACCGACTCTCGACGGTCGCGGGAGCAGACCAGATCCTGTTCATGGAAGACGGCCGGATCGTCGAGACGGGCTCCCACGAGGACCTGGTGGCAGCCGGAGGACGCTACGCCCAGACGTACAAGGTGCTCATCGGCGCCGATCGATAG
- the end gene encoding putative endonuclease 4: protein MRIGGHVGADDPLGVAEAEAAECVQIFLSNPQSWKAPTPRSDADELRSAAIPIYVHAPYVINVASPNNRIRIPSRKLLQQTCEAAAAIGAAGVVVHGGHVTSDEDLVAGFERWRKALETLESEVPVLIENTAGGQHAMARHFDVIARLWEHIGDLGVGFCLDTCHAHAAGEDLLTAVERIRRITGRIDLVHCNDSKDEAGSGRDRHEHLGRGKIDPDAIVEVVRQAGCDVVCETAEDARAEDIAWLRERLGALDSSGDSSIDRRR, encoded by the coding sequence GTGCGCATCGGGGGTCACGTCGGAGCAGACGATCCGCTGGGTGTCGCAGAAGCGGAAGCAGCCGAATGTGTCCAGATATTCCTCTCAAATCCGCAGAGTTGGAAGGCTCCGACGCCTCGCAGCGACGCCGACGAGCTCCGCTCCGCCGCAATACCCATCTACGTGCATGCGCCCTATGTGATCAACGTGGCATCCCCGAACAACCGCATCCGAATACCTTCGCGAAAGCTGCTGCAGCAGACTTGTGAGGCGGCAGCCGCCATCGGGGCGGCGGGTGTTGTGGTGCACGGTGGTCACGTCACCTCCGACGAGGACCTGGTCGCCGGGTTCGAGCGATGGCGGAAGGCGCTCGAGACGTTGGAGTCCGAGGTCCCCGTCTTGATCGAGAACACGGCCGGCGGGCAGCACGCGATGGCACGCCACTTCGACGTCATCGCAAGACTCTGGGAACACATCGGGGACCTGGGGGTGGGCTTCTGCCTCGACACGTGCCATGCTCACGCGGCGGGTGAGGATCTGCTCACGGCCGTTGAGCGCATACGGCGGATCACGGGAAGGATCGACCTCGTCCACTGCAACGACTCCAAGGACGAGGCGGGTTCTGGAAGGGACCGGCACGAGCACTTGGGGCGGGGGAAGATCGATCCGGACGCCATCGTCGAGGTGGTTCGTCAGGCCGGCTGTGACGTCGTCTGCGAGACTGCCGAGGACGCACGCGCAGAGGACATCGCGTGGCTGCGCGAACGCCTCGGGGCTCTCGACTCCTCGGGCGATTCCTCTATCGATCGGCGCCGATGA
- a CDS encoding exodeoxyribonuclease 7 large subunit, giving the protein MADDTFTVGELNELLREGVRTLFPEAIWVQGEIGSLDRSRNGHVFFELHDPPEDSSGRVPARINVVLLARDRSSVNRTLREAGNTVRMRDGLSIRIKAFVDVYAPAGRLQLRMVGIDPTHTLGELELRRLQTIARLEKEGLRHRNARLPFPPFPYRIGLVTAEGSAAEADFLHELEASGLSWNVLLAYAAMQGADCERSVRSALLTLEKMRPDAIAVVRGGGARTDLAVFDSELLARTVALLDIPVVVGIGHETDRSVLDEVAHVSCKTPTAAAAHLVSVAIGAVERAEQAWEEVRSASLETLRGHRQRIESFAHSARSSTSRRTTLARQEVERKVRSILTRGVARLAADDERISGCGSRVAARSSTILRHHRDRVGTFERIVSLADPARQLARGWSLTYTRDGKLLRSPADVEKGDDLVTIVAAGRVSSTVTGAEIRPTRFVVEGPGVADEFTDDTRS; this is encoded by the coding sequence ATGGCTGACGACACGTTCACGGTCGGCGAGCTGAACGAACTCCTGCGGGAAGGTGTCCGCACCCTCTTCCCCGAGGCGATCTGGGTGCAGGGAGAGATCGGCTCGCTGGATCGCAGCCGGAACGGCCACGTGTTCTTCGAACTGCATGACCCGCCGGAGGACTCTTCGGGTCGAGTACCCGCCCGAATCAACGTCGTGCTGTTGGCCCGTGACAGATCCAGCGTGAACCGGACGCTGAGGGAGGCGGGAAACACCGTCCGGATGCGTGACGGGCTCTCCATCCGGATCAAGGCCTTCGTCGACGTCTACGCCCCGGCGGGGCGCCTCCAGCTGCGCATGGTGGGCATCGATCCCACACACACGCTCGGGGAGCTCGAGCTGCGGCGCCTGCAGACCATCGCCCGGCTCGAGAAGGAGGGGTTGCGGCACCGCAACGCGCGACTCCCGTTTCCACCGTTCCCCTACAGGATCGGCCTTGTGACGGCGGAGGGGTCGGCTGCCGAGGCGGACTTCCTCCACGAGCTGGAGGCCTCGGGGCTTTCCTGGAATGTGCTCTTGGCGTACGCCGCGATGCAGGGAGCGGACTGCGAGAGGTCGGTCCGCTCTGCTCTGTTGACCCTGGAGAAGATGCGTCCGGATGCGATCGCGGTGGTCCGCGGAGGCGGTGCGAGGACGGACCTCGCCGTGTTCGATTCGGAGCTGTTGGCTCGCACCGTCGCACTGCTGGACATACCGGTGGTGGTCGGCATCGGTCACGAGACGGATCGTTCCGTGCTGGACGAGGTTGCCCACGTCTCGTGCAAGACGCCGACCGCGGCCGCCGCCCATCTCGTCTCGGTGGCCATCGGGGCGGTCGAGCGCGCCGAGCAGGCATGGGAGGAGGTGCGCTCGGCCTCCCTGGAGACGCTGCGAGGTCATCGGCAGAGGATCGAGTCGTTCGCACACTCGGCGAGGTCGTCGACGTCGAGACGCACGACCCTCGCCCGCCAGGAAGTGGAGAGGAAGGTCCGCTCGATCCTCACGAGGGGAGTGGCGCGACTGGCGGCCGACGACGAGAGGATCTCCGGCTGTGGCTCACGGGTCGCGGCCAGGTCTTCGACCATCCTGCGCCACCACAGAGATCGGGTGGGCACGTTCGAGCGGATCGTGAGCCTCGCAGATCCGGCCCGCCAGCTCGCACGGGGCTGGTCGCTCACTTACACGCGGGACGGAAAGCTCCTCCGCTCCCCGGCCGACGTGGAGAAGGGCGACGATCTGGTGACTATCGTCGCGGCGGGTCGGGTCTCCTCCACGGTGACGGGCGCCGAGATCCGACCCACACGATTCGTCGTCGAAGGTCCTGGGGTCGCCGACGAGTTCACAGATGACACGAGAAGCTGA
- a CDS encoding hydrolase: MTATTEAPFVHYPGARAPDRRRTVDAAGVRIAVYEWGDPDAPPLLLAHGGLDFARTFDVFAPLLADGGWRVVSWDQRGHGDSAHCHLYSWSADVRDALAVLDSTTRRPVPLIGHSKGGSLMMELADAMPHRVSHLVNIDGLPSARNAPDVPDRERTRMRHAEVQAWLEHRRAIASKMRRPGTIDELAERRGRMNTRLDREWLRYLVTVGAELTPEGWRWKLDPALRFGGFGPWNPEWSLGRLPGLAIPVLGMLGMQPELMGWGTQPEDVTPYLPPRGRLEVFEDAGHFIHIEQPERVAKMVLEFLEESR; this comes from the coding sequence GTGACAGCGACGACCGAGGCTCCTTTCGTCCACTACCCGGGCGCTCGCGCCCCCGACCGCCGCAGGACCGTGGATGCGGCAGGGGTACGCATAGCTGTGTACGAATGGGGCGACCCGGACGCCCCACCGCTGCTGCTCGCTCACGGCGGTCTCGACTTCGCCAGGACGTTCGACGTCTTCGCCCCGCTGCTCGCAGACGGCGGGTGGCGGGTCGTCTCCTGGGACCAGCGAGGTCACGGGGACTCGGCCCACTGTCACCTCTACAGCTGGTCGGCGGACGTACGGGACGCGCTCGCGGTGCTCGACTCCACGACCCGCAGGCCGGTTCCCTTGATCGGCCACTCCAAGGGCGGGAGCCTCATGATGGAGCTCGCCGACGCCATGCCCCACCGGGTGAGCCACCTCGTGAACATCGACGGCCTTCCCTCTGCCCGCAATGCGCCCGACGTCCCCGACCGGGAACGCACCCGGATGCGGCACGCCGAGGTGCAGGCCTGGTTGGAGCACAGGCGTGCGATTGCCTCCAAGATGCGTCGACCGGGAACCATCGACGAGCTCGCCGAGCGGCGGGGGCGGATGAACACCCGCCTCGACAGGGAGTGGCTCCGCTACCTGGTCACCGTCGGCGCCGAGCTCACCCCGGAGGGATGGCGCTGGAAGCTGGACCCTGCCCTGCGTTTCGGAGGGTTCGGTCCCTGGAACCCCGAGTGGTCGCTAGGGCGTCTCCCCGGACTGGCCATCCCGGTGCTCGGGATGTTGGGCATGCAACCGGAGCTGATGGGGTGGGGCACCCAACCCGAGGACGTGACCCCCTATCTCCCGCCCAGAGGTCGGCTGGAGGTGTTCGAGGACGCGGGCCACTTCATACACATCGAACAGCCCGAACGGGTGGCGAAGATGGTGTTGGAGTTCTTGGAAGAGTCGAGGTGA
- a CDS encoding esterase — MGGAVSGRFFGEVDAAFEPVREAFAENFSAGRETGAALCVYVDGRCVVDLWGGVADSASGRPWERDTLQLVFSTTKGATALCAQLLAARGILDLDAPVASVWPEFAEAGKEGVTVRHLLRHEAGLAWVDRPLSLDEVLAWDPVVRALESQRPAWQPGTRHGYHAVTFGHLVGEVVRRLDGRSLGRFFAEEVAAPLGLDFWIGLPASEHHRVALLESPEVPFDDPAVAAVVEQVLGPDTPLGKALFMGGAFGAGRFDTFNLPEVWSAEIPAANGICDARSLAKMYAACVSEVDGLRLLDDGHVDEIVSDRTEGPDAVLFEMDMQHAGGFMVPTGFVKLGGPRSFGHYGAGGSVGFADPDARVGFGYVMNRMFVGLTGDPRTQTLIDAVYECL; from the coding sequence ATGGGAGGAGCGGTGAGCGGACGGTTCTTCGGCGAGGTGGATGCCGCTTTCGAGCCGGTGCGGGAGGCCTTCGCAGAGAACTTCTCTGCGGGGCGGGAGACCGGAGCGGCCCTGTGCGTATACGTGGACGGGAGGTGTGTCGTCGACTTGTGGGGTGGCGTTGCCGACTCTGCGTCCGGCAGGCCGTGGGAGCGCGACACGCTGCAGCTCGTCTTCTCGACCACGAAGGGTGCGACGGCTCTCTGCGCACAGCTGTTGGCGGCACGTGGGATCCTCGATCTGGACGCCCCCGTGGCCTCGGTCTGGCCGGAGTTCGCCGAGGCCGGGAAGGAAGGGGTCACGGTGCGGCATCTCCTCCGCCACGAGGCGGGGCTTGCGTGGGTGGACCGACCGCTCTCGTTGGACGAGGTTCTGGCCTGGGATCCGGTCGTGCGTGCGTTGGAGAGCCAGCGCCCCGCCTGGCAGCCGGGTACACGCCACGGATATCACGCCGTCACCTTCGGTCATCTGGTGGGCGAGGTGGTGAGACGGTTGGACGGCCGCAGCCTTGGGCGTTTCTTCGCCGAAGAAGTGGCCGCTCCGCTCGGTTTGGACTTCTGGATCGGCCTGCCCGCCTCCGAACATCACAGGGTCGCCCTACTCGAGTCGCCGGAGGTCCCCTTCGACGACCCTGCGGTGGCGGCTGTTGTGGAGCAGGTGCTCGGACCGGATACCCCGCTCGGCAAGGCGCTCTTCATGGGGGGAGCGTTCGGTGCGGGGCGGTTCGACACGTTCAACCTGCCCGAGGTGTGGTCGGCTGAGATCCCCGCCGCGAACGGGATATGCGACGCTCGGTCGTTGGCGAAGATGTACGCGGCGTGCGTGTCGGAGGTCGACGGGCTACGGCTGCTGGACGACGGTCACGTCGACGAGATCGTCTCGGACCGGACGGAAGGACCGGACGCGGTGCTCTTCGAGATGGACATGCAGCACGCCGGGGGGTTCATGGTGCCGACGGGTTTCGTGAAGTTGGGTGGGCCGCGCAGCTTCGGGCACTACGGGGCGGGAGGTTCGGTGGGTTTCGCCGACCCGGACGCACGTGTCGGCTTCGGCTATGTGATGAACCGGATGTTCGTCGGGCTCACGGGTGACCCGCGCACACAGACGCTCATCGACGCGGTGTACGAGTGTCTGTGA